From a region of the Synechococcus sp. RS9916 genome:
- a CDS encoding BMC domain-containing protein codes for MATPTPRRRSSAASSSAAAKASATPAASKAKPAASTAAQTTIDVTPVTASTSAASSTASASSRTTTTRRSTAARSTTRSTAARSGGNKGGSGSTTGRASSASPSRSVQGIALGMIETRGVVPAIEAADAMTKAAEVTLVSREFVGGGYVTVMVRGETGAVNAAVRAGADACERVGDGLVAAHIIARPHQEVEPALTASGATRRL; via the coding sequence ATGGCCACACCTACTCCCCGCCGTCGTTCCAGCGCTGCGTCGTCCTCGGCAGCTGCGAAAGCATCGGCCACCCCTGCTGCCTCGAAGGCAAAGCCAGCTGCCAGCACTGCTGCCCAGACCACCATTGATGTGACCCCCGTGACCGCCTCCACTTCCGCTGCATCGTCGACAGCCTCAGCGAGCTCCCGCACCACCACGACACGTCGCAGCACTGCGGCCCGCAGCACCACGCGTTCCACTGCAGCCCGTTCCGGTGGGAACAAAGGTGGAAGCGGTTCCACTACGGGTCGTGCGTCCAGTGCCTCCCCCTCTCGCTCGGTTCAGGGCATCGCTCTGGGCATGATCGAGACCCGAGGCGTGGTGCCTGCGATCGAAGCAGCTGATGCCATGACCAAGGCCGCTGAGGTCACCCTTGTCAGCCGCGAGTTTGTCGGCGGTGGTTACGTCACCGTGATGGTTCGGGGTGAGACCGGTGCTGTAAATGCTGCCGTCCGCGCCGGTGCTGACGCCTGTGAGCGCGTTGGTGATGGCCTGGTGGCTGCCCACATCATTGCCCGCCCCCATCAGGAAGTGGAGCCTGCCCTCACGGCTTCAGGTGCAACCCGCCGACTCTGA
- a CDS encoding NAD(P)H-quinone oxidoreductase subunit F: protein MRWFRSCSRHLLLISDLTFAEQTSWLIPLYGFTGMVLALPWAAGWFRRDAHRPAAYLNILLTLLAFVHGSLVLQDVMALGPATLHYPWLSVVDLQLDISFSLSLTNVAALELITGLSLVSQIYSLGYMDKEWALARFFALLGFFEGAMSGVVLSDTLFQSYFLLEMLTLSTYLLVGFWYAQPLVITAARDAFLTKRVGDVLLLMGVVALAAYAGVMGFDDLYAWAAEDKLSPLATTLIGLGLIAGPMGKCAQFPMHLWLDEAMEGPNPASILRNSVVVTCGAIVLLKVMPLLQHAPVTLVVLQVVGAISAIGGSLVSIAQVDIKRTLSYSTTAYLGLVFIAIALQVPVLALLILFSHAVSKALLSMSVGGVIAATNCQDITELGGLGGRMPATTTAFLVGGAGLVGLVPLGGFLCLAQSVELIGARSSGLVVIFLLTNALTALNLARVYRHVFLGQPLLKTRRAVEVNWQMAFPMVAMTVIVILTPIFLIRLESLEGLLAFPLWAAGLVVGSGLIGVVAGTLLPLSKAWSRSINPVVRWLQDLLAFDFYTERFYRITIVNVVAGFSRLAYAFDRIVVDGLLHGMARFSLSSAQSLKLSISGRSQTYVLTVVAAILLFLSSLSWLLR, encoded by the coding sequence ATGCGGTGGTTCCGCAGCTGTTCTCGTCACCTCCTCTTGATTTCGGATCTGACCTTTGCTGAACAGACGTCCTGGTTGATCCCTTTGTACGGGTTCACCGGGATGGTGTTGGCGCTTCCCTGGGCAGCGGGCTGGTTTCGCCGTGATGCGCACCGCCCCGCCGCCTACCTCAATATTCTTCTCACCCTGCTGGCTTTCGTGCACGGAAGCTTGGTGCTGCAGGACGTGATGGCGCTTGGACCAGCGACGCTGCACTATCCGTGGCTCAGCGTGGTTGACCTGCAGCTCGACATCAGCTTCAGCCTGTCGCTTACCAATGTTGCGGCGCTCGAACTGATTACGGGTCTGAGTCTGGTGTCTCAGATCTATTCGCTCGGCTACATGGACAAGGAGTGGGCCCTTGCCCGCTTTTTCGCGCTACTTGGCTTCTTCGAGGGCGCCATGTCGGGCGTGGTGCTAAGCGACACCCTGTTCCAGAGCTATTTCCTCCTGGAGATGCTCACCCTGTCCACTTATTTGCTGGTGGGCTTCTGGTACGCACAGCCCTTGGTGATCACCGCGGCCAGGGATGCCTTTCTCACCAAGCGCGTTGGTGATGTGTTGCTTCTGATGGGTGTCGTCGCCCTGGCTGCCTACGCCGGGGTGATGGGATTTGATGATCTCTACGCCTGGGCCGCAGAAGACAAGCTTTCCCCCCTGGCCACAACCCTGATCGGTCTTGGTCTGATTGCAGGACCAATGGGGAAGTGTGCCCAATTCCCCATGCATCTCTGGCTCGATGAAGCCATGGAGGGGCCAAACCCTGCATCAATCCTGCGCAACTCCGTGGTGGTGACGTGCGGAGCCATCGTGCTCCTCAAGGTGATGCCTCTGCTGCAGCACGCCCCAGTCACGCTTGTTGTGCTGCAAGTGGTTGGTGCCATCAGTGCCATCGGTGGCTCCCTGGTTTCCATTGCCCAGGTCGATATCAAGAGGACTCTGTCGTATTCCACCACCGCCTATCTGGGTCTGGTGTTTATCGCCATTGCTCTGCAGGTGCCGGTCCTCGCGCTGTTGATCCTCTTCTCTCACGCCGTATCAAAGGCATTGCTGTCGATGAGCGTCGGCGGTGTGATCGCCGCCACCAATTGCCAGGACATCACCGAGCTCGGTGGTCTTGGTGGACGCATGCCTGCCACCACCACAGCCTTTCTGGTCGGGGGAGCAGGCTTGGTCGGTCTTGTTCCTCTTGGTGGCTTCCTCTGTCTGGCCCAATCAGTCGAATTGATTGGAGCGCGCTCCTCCGGATTGGTGGTCATCTTTTTGCTGACCAATGCCCTCACAGCCCTCAACCTTGCCCGCGTTTACCGCCACGTGTTCTTGGGGCAGCCCCTGCTGAAAACCCGCCGCGCTGTTGAAGTGAACTGGCAAATGGCCTTCCCGATGGTGGCGATGACCGTCATCGTGATTCTCACCCCCATTTTCCTGATTCGACTCGAGTCCCTTGAAGGGCTTCTCGCATTCCCTCTCTGGGCCGCTGGGCTTGTGGTGGGCAGTGGCTTGATCGGCGTGGTTGCAGGAACCCTGCTTCCCCTCAGCAAGGCCTGGTCCCGTTCGATCAATCCCGTCGTCCGTTGGTTGCAGGATCTGCTGGCCTTCGACTTCTACACCGAGCGCTTCTATCGCATCACCATCGTGAACGTGGTGGCCGGGTTCTCAAGACTCGCCTACGCCTTTGATCGCATTGTTGTGGATGGACTGCTCCATGGGATGGCTCGGTTCTCCCTCAGCAGTGCTCAGAGCCTCAAATTGAGCATCAGCGGTCGCAGTCAGACCTATGTGCTCACTGTGGTGGCCGCCATTCTTCTGTTCCTCAGCTCCTTGAGCTGGCTGCTGCGCTGA
- a CDS encoding carboxysome peptide B yields MEIMQVTGTLVCTFRVAGLDHMHLRLLKNNKGKTLVGVDPVGAREGNWVFTASGSAARHACPDNTVLTDLTIGGIIDNWTPDG; encoded by the coding sequence ATGGAGATCATGCAGGTGACTGGAACTCTTGTGTGCACCTTCCGGGTCGCCGGATTGGATCACATGCACCTGCGCCTTCTCAAGAACAACAAGGGCAAAACCCTTGTTGGCGTCGATCCCGTCGGGGCCCGTGAAGGCAACTGGGTGTTCACAGCCAGCGGTTCGGCTGCTCGTCATGCCTGCCCCGACAACACCGTCCTTACGGATCTCACCATCGGTGGGATTATCGACAACTGGACACCGGATGGATAG
- a CDS encoding carboxysome shell carbonic anhydrase, with product MVRSQSSRSGRPMAPTAPTRRQLQQASTIAVLGEASSSSDQASTQAVTSSTRSAALERRKALTTSGKAAVLNGGTVSGGRIRTGRDTRRPVAQQPNWVRRKKDAGKSEPSCSPKSRFRSATASQRGVLGAHPLTNLEDNARLQAYELEVKGRFERIIPLLQNVSALQHDADFLDQAQRLARAELGFDLPDHILEKSWVRPLDMRALFAWCVFQSHQAFSERFFLDDPLEGSSGSARADAFNAFLLECGFHLLDVTPCADGRLAHSIAYALRIPFSAVRRRSHAGALFDVENTVNRWVKTEHRRYRESLPNEAHAPTRYLKTVTYHFSSLDPHHQGCAAHGSNDAIAASAGLQRLHDFREAVENSFCCGASVDLLLIGLDTDTDAIRVHVPSRDGEIQLDHWLCAQSLYESTAPLTAAQASEAVTAAVQTHCSQAPEPGMVRFISQLLINNISQQDYVRSLHQGPYPDAGHAERFIGVGIGFKEVHLRNLTYFAHLDTVEEGAPDLDVGVKIFKGLNVSRDLPIPVVVRFDYSGKVPGARDRAIADCRRVQDAITTRYQDLVREGLLHLLLTVRDRDQPIPAEAVGSTLEPVQQEAH from the coding sequence ATGGTTCGCTCCCAATCGTCTCGGAGCGGGCGCCCCATGGCCCCTACAGCTCCCACCCGTCGACAGCTGCAACAAGCCAGCACGATCGCCGTCTTGGGCGAAGCCTCATCCTCATCCGATCAGGCTTCAACCCAGGCAGTCACCAGCTCCACGCGAAGCGCTGCGCTTGAGCGGCGTAAAGCACTGACGACGTCCGGCAAAGCCGCAGTTCTCAATGGTGGAACTGTGAGTGGTGGTCGGATCCGCACGGGTCGGGACACGCGACGTCCTGTGGCGCAGCAACCCAACTGGGTGCGGCGTAAGAAAGACGCTGGCAAGTCGGAGCCTTCGTGTTCACCCAAGTCTCGTTTTCGCTCCGCCACTGCTTCTCAGCGTGGTGTTCTCGGTGCCCATCCCCTCACCAACCTTGAGGACAACGCCCGTCTTCAGGCCTATGAGCTGGAGGTGAAGGGCCGGTTTGAGCGGATTATTCCGCTTTTGCAGAACGTGTCTGCACTGCAGCACGACGCCGACTTCTTGGATCAGGCACAACGACTCGCCCGGGCTGAGTTGGGTTTTGATCTACCCGACCACATTCTTGAAAAATCCTGGGTGCGTCCATTGGACATGCGTGCCCTGTTCGCCTGGTGTGTGTTTCAGTCGCATCAGGCCTTCAGTGAGCGGTTCTTCCTGGATGATCCTCTTGAAGGCTCCTCGGGCAGTGCTCGTGCTGACGCATTCAATGCGTTCCTCCTGGAGTGCGGATTTCATCTGCTCGATGTGACGCCCTGTGCTGATGGGCGGCTGGCTCATTCGATTGCCTACGCCTTACGCATTCCCTTCAGTGCAGTACGCCGCCGCTCCCATGCGGGTGCTCTTTTTGATGTTGAAAACACCGTCAATCGTTGGGTCAAGACCGAACATCGTCGGTATCGCGAGAGTCTCCCCAATGAGGCCCATGCACCAACCCGTTATCTGAAAACGGTCACGTATCACTTCAGCTCCCTTGATCCCCACCATCAAGGGTGTGCAGCCCATGGCAGCAATGACGCTATCGCCGCCAGTGCTGGTCTCCAGAGACTCCACGACTTTCGTGAGGCCGTCGAAAACAGCTTCTGCTGTGGCGCGTCGGTGGATCTTCTTCTGATTGGCCTCGACACCGATACCGATGCGATTCGCGTGCACGTGCCCAGCCGTGATGGGGAGATTCAGCTCGATCACTGGCTCTGTGCCCAATCGCTTTACGAGAGCACAGCTCCCCTCACAGCAGCCCAGGCATCCGAGGCTGTGACGGCCGCTGTTCAAACCCACTGCTCCCAGGCACCGGAGCCCGGGATGGTGCGGTTCATCAGCCAGTTGTTGATTAACAACATCTCGCAGCAGGATTATGTGCGCTCTCTGCACCAGGGGCCTTACCCCGATGCGGGCCATGCTGAGCGTTTCATCGGCGTCGGCATCGGGTTCAAGGAAGTGCATTTGCGCAACCTCACCTACTTCGCCCATCTCGACACTGTTGAAGAAGGCGCCCCAGATCTCGACGTGGGTGTGAAGATCTTCAAGGGGCTCAATGTCTCGCGGGATCTGCCGATTCCTGTCGTTGTCCGTTTCGATTACTCCGGCAAAGTCCCGGGTGCTCGCGATCGCGCGATCGCCGACTGCCGCCGTGTTCAGGACGCAATCACCACGCGCTACCAAGACCTCGTTCGCGAAGGTCTTCTGCATCTGTTGCTCACGGTTCGCGACCGTGACCAGCCCATTCCTGCCGAAGCGGTAGGGTCCACCCTCGAGCCTGTTCAGCAGGAGGCCCACTGA
- a CDS encoding carboxysome peptide A, protein MLIVKVIKPLVSTNRIPDFEHKHLQVVLDGSTKKVAVDAVGAKPGDWVICVSSSAAREAAGSKSYPSDLTIVGIIDHWEPDPPKPSSSAAPSPAPKASGAAPSAPKGTAG, encoded by the coding sequence ATGTTGATTGTCAAGGTCATCAAGCCTCTGGTCTCGACGAACCGGATCCCTGATTTCGAACACAAGCATCTTCAGGTGGTGCTGGATGGCAGCACCAAAAAAGTGGCTGTCGATGCAGTCGGTGCTAAGCCGGGCGACTGGGTCATCTGTGTGAGCAGTTCCGCTGCCCGTGAGGCCGCTGGGAGTAAGTCGTATCCCAGTGATCTCACCATCGTTGGGATCATCGACCATTGGGAGCCCGACCCGCCGAAACCCTCCTCCAGTGCAGCTCCATCGCCTGCTCCGAAGGCTTCCGGTGCTGCGCCTTCCGCTCCCAAGGGGACTGCCGGCTGA